The following coding sequences lie in one Leptospira ryugenii genomic window:
- a CDS encoding KamA family radical SAM protein: MAWLDWKWQMQNRIQTLDELSSKVTLTESERSAFSEANRVFSFSLSPYYLSLIDPEDPDCPIRKQAIPRPEELLRKPNEVEDPLAEESHMPVKGVTHRYPDRALWYLSHVCAVYCRFCTRKRKVSDSLETPHRSDWELALEYFRTQKEIREVILSGGDPLTLSENQLDWILKELKTIPHINQIRIHTRYPVTLPMRITDELCEVLSTHFPLFVVTHFNHPKEITELAASSIEKLIKKGHVMVLNQSVLLKGINDNSKVLEELNYRLVKVGIKPYYLHQCDEVYGSHGFVVPMERGMQIMTELRGKQSGICQPLYVKDLTGGGGKVPLTPQYYIEEKDGKYKFQNYRGIPFEVSH, encoded by the coding sequence ATGGCTTGGTTGGACTGGAAATGGCAAATGCAAAACCGGATTCAAACTCTGGACGAACTTTCTAGCAAAGTCACTTTGACCGAGTCGGAACGGTCTGCTTTTTCCGAAGCCAATCGTGTGTTCAGCTTTAGCTTGAGCCCTTATTACCTTTCACTCATTGATCCCGAGGACCCAGATTGCCCTATCAGAAAGCAGGCCATCCCAAGGCCAGAGGAACTGCTTCGAAAACCAAACGAAGTGGAAGATCCCTTGGCGGAAGAATCCCATATGCCCGTGAAAGGAGTAACCCATCGGTATCCTGACCGAGCACTTTGGTATCTCTCTCATGTGTGCGCAGTGTACTGCCGCTTTTGTACGAGAAAACGGAAAGTCTCGGATTCATTGGAAACCCCACACCGCTCCGATTGGGAATTGGCTTTGGAATACTTTCGCACCCAAAAAGAGATTCGGGAAGTTATCCTATCGGGCGGCGATCCTTTGACTCTCTCTGAGAACCAACTCGATTGGATTTTAAAGGAATTGAAAACTATCCCGCACATCAATCAAATACGCATTCATACTCGTTACCCGGTCACACTCCCGATGCGGATTACAGATGAACTCTGTGAGGTGCTATCAACTCACTTTCCTCTCTTTGTCGTTACACATTTCAATCATCCCAAAGAAATTACAGAATTAGCTGCGTCCTCGATTGAAAAGCTGATCAAAAAAGGACATGTCATGGTCTTAAACCAATCTGTTCTTTTAAAAGGCATCAATGATAATAGTAAGGTTTTGGAAGAGTTGAACTATCGTTTGGTGAAAGTAGGTATCAAGCCATATTATCTGCACCAATGTGACGAAGTCTACGGAAGCCATGGATTTGTGGTGCCAATGGAGCGTGGGATGCAGATCATGACAGAACTCCGCGGAAAACAATCAGGTATCTGCCAACCGCTCTATGTAAAGGATTTAACAGGTGGCGGTGGGAAGGTTCCCTTGACCCCACAATACTATATAGAAGAAAAAGACGGAAAATACAAATTCCAAAACTACCGAGGCATTCCTTTTGAAGTCTCCCATTGA
- the efp gene encoding elongation factor P: MVGLTLLLVPRILFPSIENMTLGITEVKKGMILKIENELYSVVKSEFVNPGKGSAFIRTKLKNIVRDSSIERTFKAAEKLESVELDKRKMQYCYADGDDIIFMDVNDFEQIPVSMDYVEDILPFMKEETQVEVSFYEDKPIGVTPPNFAVLEVTYAEDGLKGDTTGLALKRVTVETGGEVNVPIFIKQGDMVKIDLRDLTYVERVNK, from the coding sequence ATAGTTGGATTGACACTTCTCCTAGTCCCTCGGATTTTGTTTCCGAGCATTGAAAATATGACATTAGGCATTACAGAAGTAAAAAAAGGCATGATTCTCAAGATTGAGAATGAGCTCTATTCGGTTGTTAAATCTGAGTTTGTGAACCCAGGCAAGGGCTCCGCTTTCATTCGTACAAAACTTAAAAATATCGTCCGCGATTCTAGCATTGAAAGAACTTTCAAAGCGGCAGAAAAACTTGAAAGTGTGGAATTGGACAAAAGAAAAATGCAGTACTGCTACGCAGATGGCGATGACATCATTTTTATGGATGTCAATGACTTTGAACAGATTCCAGTTTCCATGGATTATGTTGAGGACATCCTCCCTTTTATGAAAGAGGAGACACAGGTTGAAGTGTCCTTTTATGAAGACAAACCAATCGGAGTGACACCTCCAAACTTTGCCGTTTTAGAAGTTACCTATGCGGAAGATGGTCTTAAGGGCGATACGACAGGCCTTGCTCTCAAACGAGTCACTGTGGAAACGGGCGGAGAGGTGAACGTTCCGATTTTTATCAAACAAGGTGATATGGTGAAAATCGATCTCCGAGACCTTACCTACGTGGAGAGGGTAAATAAATAG
- the mtnB gene encoding methylthioribulose 1-phosphate dehydratase, whose product MGDQESKREIARLAKVYYDRQWMFATAGNLSFRSEDRSSFWITASGKNKSRLDERDFVNVEVSSRQLLFAEEGQRPSAETSIHQVLYKHVEKANSILHVHTLASNILQYGVSKEETYKMVSLPNIEIIKAFNIWEEKPNLQVVVFYNFTNVNQISESIEQFLISHPQYPLPWVLVEEHGPTVWGNSIEETNKHLEAVAFLLDVMKELR is encoded by the coding sequence TTGGGAGACCAAGAGTCCAAGCGCGAGATTGCTCGCCTAGCCAAAGTATACTATGACCGGCAGTGGATGTTTGCAACTGCTGGCAATCTTTCCTTTCGTTCGGAGGATAGGTCTTCCTTTTGGATCACTGCCTCTGGAAAAAATAAAAGTAGATTAGATGAAAGAGATTTTGTAAACGTTGAGGTCTCTTCCAGACAACTCCTGTTTGCCGAAGAAGGGCAAAGGCCCTCTGCGGAAACAAGCATTCATCAGGTGCTCTACAAACATGTAGAAAAGGCAAACTCCATCTTACATGTGCATACATTAGCATCTAACATCCTACAATATGGTGTCTCTAAAGAGGAAACCTATAAAATGGTGTCTTTGCCCAATATTGAAATCATCAAAGCATTTAATATTTGGGAGGAAAAACCAAACCTACAAGTAGTAGTTTTTTATAATTTTACCAATGTGAACCAAATATCAGAAAGTATCGAACAGTTTCTCATTTCGCATCCACAGTATCCATTACCTTGGGTATTGGTTGAAGAACATGGCCCGACAGTATGGGGAAATTCCATTGAAGAAACCAACAAACACTTAGAAGCTGTTGCCTTTCTCTTGGATGTAATGAAAGAATTAAGATAA
- a CDS encoding SDR family NAD(P)-dependent oxidoreductase: MKKRILVFGAGSGIGKALLEKLSNSPFGTESLVIGFSRRGEAQSSSFQHGKNYHLDLSEKDLESKLTRFFEMIDFEQGNVCLYFAQGDGLFQPVQNVQKEDVSAHFQLNVFSILSILKQIYPYISKMNNLTLVFLSSTASKMGFPNSSSYVASKHSVAGIAKSIREEWKDLGVKVVNVYLGAVYTEIWNERTEFSPSDMISVTELADFLSNFSFLPKSLYVDEVHITPRKGIL, from the coding sequence ATGAAGAAAAGGATACTTGTCTTCGGAGCAGGATCAGGAATTGGTAAGGCTCTTTTAGAAAAGCTAAGCAACAGTCCCTTTGGAACAGAAAGTTTAGTAATTGGTTTTTCAAGACGTGGAGAAGCTCAGTCAAGTAGTTTCCAGCACGGAAAAAATTATCATTTGGACCTATCAGAAAAGGACTTAGAATCAAAACTTACTCGCTTTTTTGAAATGATAGACTTTGAGCAAGGAAATGTTTGTCTCTATTTTGCCCAAGGTGATGGTCTTTTCCAACCCGTACAAAATGTCCAAAAAGAGGATGTATCTGCGCATTTTCAGTTGAATGTGTTCTCTATTCTCTCTATATTGAAACAAATCTACCCATATATTTCAAAAATGAACAATTTAACACTTGTATTTTTATCCTCTACTGCCTCGAAGATGGGTTTCCCGAATTCCTCCTCCTACGTCGCAAGTAAACACTCTGTAGCGGGTATTGCCAAATCAATCCGAGAAGAGTGGAAGGATTTGGGAGTTAAAGTTGTAAATGTGTACTTGGGTGCTGTATATACCGAAATTTGGAATGAAAGAACTGAATTCTCTCCTTCCGATATGATTTCAGTAACGGAGCTTGCAGATTTTCTTTCTAACTTTTCCTTTCTGCCAAAGAGTCTATATGTAGATGAAGTGCACATCACTCCACGCAAGGGAATTCTATAA
- a CDS encoding SDR family NAD(P)-dependent oxidoreductase — MDVSDPIVIVTGGSGGIGREIVRSLVLSGFSVWNLDKVRPESPVMQETYRQVDFSEPIFVLERTISKLFSEISQSGELYGIVHCAGIGGPYHKITDVGIDEWESIFRVNVDSLYLLTKLVLPKFQKNKQGRIIAIASSLSIVGQSLSVAYSSSKHALVGFIKSIADEWGEYGITANCISPGYVDSGMGVNEEEIAGHKQIILQKTPVRRIADPVEISRVVSFLIQRESGYITGSNWTVDGGITAI, encoded by the coding sequence ATGGACGTATCTGATCCTATTGTCATCGTTACTGGAGGAAGTGGAGGTATCGGCAGAGAGATCGTTCGATCGCTCGTGTTATCTGGGTTTTCTGTTTGGAATTTGGACAAAGTGCGTCCCGAATCCCCTGTGATGCAGGAAACCTACCGCCAAGTCGATTTTTCTGAACCTATCTTTGTCCTAGAGAGGACCATCTCAAAACTTTTCTCTGAAATTTCGCAATCAGGTGAGCTCTATGGCATTGTCCATTGTGCAGGGATTGGTGGTCCTTACCATAAGATCACAGATGTGGGCATTGATGAATGGGAAAGTATCTTCCGCGTAAATGTTGATTCACTTTATTTACTCACCAAACTCGTACTTCCCAAATTCCAAAAAAACAAACAGGGAAGGATCATTGCTATTGCCTCCTCACTGTCTATTGTTGGCCAGTCATTGTCCGTTGCATATTCATCCTCCAAACACGCCTTAGTTGGGTTTATTAAATCCATTGCTGATGAATGGGGGGAATACGGTATCACCGCAAATTGCATAAGCCCTGGATATGTGGATTCAGGAATGGGCGTAAACGAAGAAGAGATTGCAGGCCATAAACAAATTATCCTTCAAAAAACTCCCGTAAGGCGCATTGCTGATCCAGTTGAGATTTCAAGAGTTGTGAGTTTCTTAATCCAAAGAGAATCTGGTTATATCACAGGATCCAATTGGACTGTGGATGGTGGCATTACTGCCATTTAA
- the corA gene encoding magnesium/cobalt transporter CorA yields the protein MPGIFNYILTPNSKEEILPDIPLPLAKAGKHWIHVTAENEQQLNTLLEKHKIHPLTIEDILNQNSRVKLEKFPNYIFFIFRGYVLDKNNLFAKNFNFILTQNQIITLTLDYRESIGEMIEDWKTNHKLLARGYEFVVHKILDIETDHTLLIAQKIEERIEHFEEQIFSSSKSLDISYVYNLRGYLQNLKKGINQNKEVLEDVEKIKSSFFSDDADAFFRDVRDHSIRILELVDSNIESISSALEAHLAISTRKTNEIMKILTLMTAIMLPMSLIAGIFGMNFSNIPSLDWEYGYFLALGEMGLIGIVMYFYFRIKRWF from the coding sequence ATGCCTGGAATCTTCAACTATATACTCACTCCAAACTCAAAAGAGGAGATCTTGCCAGATATCCCACTGCCCCTTGCCAAGGCTGGAAAACATTGGATCCATGTCACAGCAGAAAATGAACAACAATTAAACACACTCTTGGAGAAACACAAAATCCACCCACTAACAATCGAAGATATTTTAAATCAAAACAGCCGGGTTAAACTTGAAAAATTTCCAAATTATATCTTCTTTATTTTCCGCGGGTATGTCTTAGATAAAAATAATCTTTTTGCCAAAAACTTTAATTTTATTTTAACCCAAAACCAAATCATTACTTTAACCTTGGATTACCGAGAGTCAATTGGAGAGATGATAGAGGATTGGAAGACAAATCATAAACTACTTGCCAGAGGATATGAATTTGTCGTACACAAAATTTTAGACATTGAAACTGATCATACTTTACTGATCGCACAAAAAATTGAAGAGAGAATTGAACATTTTGAAGAACAAATTTTTTCCTCCTCAAAATCTTTGGATATCAGCTATGTTTATAATCTAAGAGGTTATCTTCAAAACCTAAAAAAAGGGATAAACCAAAACAAAGAGGTTCTAGAGGACGTAGAAAAAATAAAAAGTAGTTTCTTTAGCGATGATGCTGATGCTTTCTTTCGAGATGTTCGAGACCACTCTATCCGCATCCTAGAACTTGTTGATAGCAATATCGAATCTATTTCTTCAGCATTAGAGGCTCACCTTGCCATTTCCACAAGGAAAACAAATGAGATCATGAAAATACTCACACTGATGACTGCGATTATGTTACCGATGTCTCTGATTGCAGGTATTTTTGGAATGAATTTCAGTAACATCCCTAGTTTAGATTGGGAATACGGTTATTTTTTAGCACTAGGGGAAATGGGTTTGATTGGGATTGTGATGTACTTCTATTTCAGAATCAAACGGTGGTTTTAA
- a CDS encoding M61 family metallopeptidase produces the protein MSLPHSELNASILYRVQILDPIQHYYQVELVQNSEKETLTFVMPSWTPGSYMIRDYSTHLHKFSAFDGRNDTELFWEQIGLHTWKVPNPSGVIKLKYIIYAFEDFTVRTNHLESQFGFINPCAFFLYEESSLQLPSIVQFETNSFFSKIYSSLPRTNEEMVFFSRHYDELFDSPFHLTNENSLNFQFEGNHYELLVEGDVSFEFKEKLLEDIKRIVYTENDWMNDHPNPYYLFIVNLSQSTYGGLEHSACSVNYFPPEHIDEEGEYKKLLELLAHEYFHLWNVKRIRPIALGPFDYQIPNLTRELWIAEGITSFCDIYFLLLTGHITKNEYFERLAEDIASLEETSAEDWMSLEESSFTAWTKYYKRNSNSQNITVSYYLKGALLAFCMNAFLLYNTEGQKSIQDVMRSIYQEYAIKKNRGITKQDFFDAVQTETGLNLKTEFDQHLIARRKLPVSDYLYLMGLEFLKEDPISDLGFKTKEKAGNVFVSKIYQRSLQQTTSFQIEDEIIAVNGRRVNRNLFEKMEKKFRPNEKVLFTIARNGKLLEILTETQKTFKTKKIVPLQTMSDLQRKIQNQFLLEIG, from the coding sequence ATGAGCCTTCCCCATTCCGAGCTAAATGCGTCGATTTTGTACAGAGTCCAAATTTTAGACCCCATCCAACATTATTACCAAGTAGAGCTTGTCCAAAACTCCGAAAAAGAAACTTTAACCTTCGTTATGCCCTCATGGACTCCTGGCTCTTATATGATTAGAGATTATTCCACGCATTTACACAAATTTAGTGCTTTTGATGGAAGGAATGATACCGAACTCTTTTGGGAACAAATCGGTTTGCATACTTGGAAAGTTCCGAATCCATCGGGAGTCATAAAACTTAAATACATCATCTATGCATTTGAAGATTTTACAGTCAGGACAAACCACCTAGAAAGCCAATTTGGTTTCATCAATCCGTGTGCCTTTTTTTTATATGAAGAATCATCCTTACAGCTCCCTAGTATTGTGCAGTTTGAAACCAATTCTTTCTTTTCTAAAATCTATAGTTCCTTACCTAGAACCAATGAGGAAATGGTCTTCTTTTCTCGCCATTATGATGAACTGTTTGACTCTCCCTTCCACCTAACAAATGAAAATTCCCTGAATTTTCAGTTTGAAGGTAACCATTATGAGCTTTTGGTAGAGGGAGATGTTTCCTTCGAATTCAAAGAAAAGCTTCTGGAGGACATCAAACGGATCGTCTATACAGAGAATGATTGGATGAATGACCACCCCAATCCCTATTATCTTTTTATTGTCAATCTCTCCCAGTCCACTTATGGAGGACTGGAACATAGTGCCTGTAGTGTGAACTACTTTCCACCTGAACATATAGACGAAGAAGGCGAATACAAAAAGTTATTAGAATTACTTGCTCACGAATATTTCCATCTCTGGAATGTAAAACGAATTCGCCCCATTGCCCTCGGACCATTCGATTACCAAATACCAAACCTAACTCGTGAATTATGGATCGCAGAGGGAATTACTAGTTTTTGCGATATCTACTTTCTTTTGTTAACAGGACACATAACAAAGAATGAATACTTTGAGCGATTGGCGGAAGACATAGCCTCTTTGGAGGAAACATCCGCAGAAGATTGGATGAGTTTAGAAGAGTCATCCTTTACGGCCTGGACAAAGTACTACAAAAGAAATTCAAATAGCCAAAACATTACGGTTTCCTATTACCTAAAAGGTGCCCTACTTGCATTTTGTATGAATGCATTCTTACTTTACAATACTGAAGGACAGAAATCCATCCAAGATGTGATGCGGTCTATTTACCAGGAATATGCAATTAAAAAGAATCGAGGCATCACCAAACAAGATTTTTTCGATGCAGTCCAAACAGAAACAGGCCTTAACCTAAAAACAGAATTTGACCAACATCTCATTGCGAGAAGAAAACTGCCAGTTTCCGACTATCTATACTTAATGGGCTTAGAATTTCTGAAAGAGGATCCTATCTCAGACCTTGGATTTAAAACCAAAGAAAAGGCTGGAAATGTTTTTGTAAGTAAAATATACCAACGTTCGCTCCAACAAACAACTTCATTCCAAATTGAGGACGAAATCATAGCTGTGAACGGTAGGCGTGTAAACCGTAATCTTTTTGAAAAAATGGAAAAAAAATTCCGTCCAAATGAAAAGGTATTATTCACAATTGCAAGAAATGGGAAGCTTCTAGAGATTTTAACCGAAACCCAAAAAACATTTAAAACAAAAAAGATAGTTCCCTTACAGACCATGAGCGACTTACAGAGAAAAATACAAAATCAGTTCTTACTGGAGATTGGATAA
- a CDS encoding VOC family protein, protein MIHHIAIGTESLDRMAEFYQKIPGCEEKVEKYEEKSGTLRSVWFRFGSTILMLESGPKQATKALVFLLAKENASLWREFFIKIPKEQTTEFSIYFSDPDGNRLGCSAYPNAWKDLINEELNQ, encoded by the coding sequence ATGATCCACCACATCGCGATTGGAACAGAGAGTTTGGACAGAATGGCGGAGTTTTACCAAAAGATTCCAGGTTGCGAAGAGAAAGTGGAGAAATATGAAGAAAAATCAGGAACCCTTCGTTCTGTTTGGTTCAGATTTGGTAGCACAATCTTGATGTTAGAATCTGGTCCTAAGCAGGCTACAAAAGCTCTCGTTTTCCTTCTGGCAAAAGAGAATGCAAGCCTTTGGAGAGAGTTTTTTATAAAAATACCAAAGGAACAGACAACAGAATTTAGCATTTACTTTTCAGACCCTGATGGGAATCGATTGGGTTGTAGTGCCTATCCAAATGCGTGGAAAGACCTAATCAATGAGGAATTAAACCAATAA
- a CDS encoding TIGR04454 family lipoprotein, whose protein sequence is MKKTLVLALFLGLAIGNCKSKAYSQEECDAALSSAFVAIEEEAKKNPQAAPLLAGLQQGKAKMVDQCMEGKFDPNCLKNAPGITGIMACVKK, encoded by the coding sequence ATGAAAAAAACACTCGTTCTAGCTCTCTTTTTGGGCTTGGCCATCGGAAACTGTAAATCAAAAGCCTACTCTCAAGAAGAATGCGATGCGGCTCTTTCTTCTGCATTTGTTGCTATTGAAGAGGAAGCAAAAAAGAATCCACAAGCCGCTCCACTTTTAGCAGGCCTTCAACAAGGTAAGGCAAAAATGGTAGACCAGTGTATGGAAGGAAAATTCGATCCAAACTGCTTGAAGAATGCACCTGGCATCACAGGCATTATGGCTTGCGTTAAAAAATAG
- a CDS encoding DMT family transporter produces the protein MEENSSSKDRDWQGVALVLTGAILFSAKAVVVKLTYKYPLGALTSLFFRMVFAFPFLVWIAYREEKKPDAKRIQGNDWIHIILMGIVGYYLASLFDFIGLQYISAGLERIILFIYPTLVVVLSFFVYGHRIQKKEWISLLLTYTGVGIAYSQDLQFGKAKDVSLGAFFILLSALTYSIYLMGSGKIIPRIGAERFTAYALAISSLVVFFHFALVGSYAELYQPKEFYALALLLGTLNTVVPAVFVSLGIKRVGSKTAAIIGSVGPMSTLFLAYWFLGESITFLHIIGTLFVLSGVFLISQKKISNADR, from the coding sequence ATGGAAGAAAATAGTTCCTCCAAGGATAGAGACTGGCAAGGTGTAGCCCTTGTCCTAACAGGTGCGATTTTATTTTCCGCTAAGGCAGTTGTTGTAAAACTCACCTATAAATATCCGTTAGGTGCCTTGACATCCCTTTTTTTTCGAATGGTCTTTGCCTTCCCGTTTTTGGTGTGGATAGCTTACAGAGAAGAAAAAAAACCAGATGCCAAAAGAATCCAAGGTAATGACTGGATTCATATTATTTTGATGGGGATTGTCGGTTACTATCTTGCAAGCCTATTTGATTTTATTGGATTGCAGTACATTTCCGCTGGTTTAGAGAGGATCATTTTATTTATCTACCCAACCTTAGTTGTGGTTCTCTCCTTTTTTGTCTACGGGCATAGAATCCAAAAGAAGGAATGGATTTCCCTTCTTCTCACGTATACTGGAGTAGGCATTGCTTATAGCCAGGACCTACAATTTGGCAAAGCAAAGGATGTAAGCCTTGGAGCATTCTTTATCCTTCTTTCCGCACTGACCTATTCCATTTATCTAATGGGTAGTGGAAAGATCATACCGAGGATTGGGGCAGAGCGATTCACAGCCTATGCCTTGGCCATCTCTTCTCTCGTGGTGTTTTTTCATTTTGCTCTAGTCGGAAGCTATGCCGAGCTCTACCAGCCAAAGGAATTCTATGCCCTCGCATTGTTACTTGGTACTCTCAATACGGTTGTCCCGGCCGTTTTTGTCTCATTAGGAATCAAACGAGTGGGTTCGAAAACAGCGGCCATCATCGGGTCAGTCGGACCTATGTCAACTTTGTTCCTTGCCTATTGGTTTTTGGGCGAAAGTATTACTTTTTTACATATAATTGGCACTCTTTTCGTACTTTCAGGTGTATTTTTAATCAGCCAAAAAAAAATTAGCAATGCCGATAGATAA
- a CDS encoding Lsa36 family surface (lipo)protein, producing the protein MNKQYKWLLSAVLYLSMQGALSAQFTCEGTACGFLPRDITSSLNSSYLRLQTDYLNEVLKTNTEAGFLANLGSNNIGTGTVRRLQVGASVSAAGYKKDDIIIEEPGFKLPKLPNVGGSVVPNVNIDFNPGWILGFDSRHWTRRFAIFLHGMDAVVPNKQLQGASNNKNYEGRITIKNYGGMIRFQVIEKYGFLGNVITWDGFNIGAGHHVMEQDFDFKYLEGKAATIESNGVKAKWGGDTVFNYNTKVRTTNVDIRTGVGVFWVINVILGGGYSWNTGDSDLSVSRRGPLVVQTSAISAIEIPREYQSQIDPAILQSGPSGTLGLTLGGSSQSKKNLAYGIAGLEFDIYLLKIIVEGIYGGKDLYSANLGVRASF; encoded by the coding sequence ATGAACAAACAGTACAAGTGGCTTCTCTCAGCAGTTTTGTATCTCTCAATGCAGGGAGCCCTTTCCGCACAATTCACTTGCGAAGGCACGGCTTGTGGATTTTTGCCAAGAGACATTACGAGCAGTTTGAACTCTTCCTATCTTCGTTTGCAAACCGACTACTTGAATGAAGTTCTCAAAACCAACACAGAGGCTGGCTTTCTCGCAAATTTAGGTTCAAATAACATTGGTACGGGAACCGTTCGTCGCCTCCAAGTGGGTGCAAGTGTTTCGGCCGCTGGTTACAAAAAGGATGACATCATCATAGAAGAGCCTGGTTTTAAGCTCCCTAAACTTCCGAATGTGGGAGGTTCCGTAGTTCCGAATGTCAATATCGATTTTAACCCAGGTTGGATCTTAGGCTTTGATAGCCGGCATTGGACTCGACGATTTGCCATTTTTTTACATGGTATGGACGCAGTAGTTCCCAATAAACAATTGCAAGGTGCCTCAAATAACAAAAACTATGAGGGAAGGATTACCATCAAAAATTATGGTGGAATGATTCGTTTCCAAGTCATCGAAAAGTATGGCTTTCTAGGGAATGTGATCACTTGGGATGGTTTCAATATTGGTGCTGGCCACCATGTGATGGAGCAGGATTTCGATTTCAAATATTTAGAAGGAAAAGCTGCTACTATAGAATCAAATGGAGTTAAGGCAAAGTGGGGTGGTGATACAGTTTTTAACTACAACACTAAGGTGCGTACCACAAATGTTGACATCAGAACTGGTGTAGGGGTTTTTTGGGTCATCAATGTGATTCTTGGCGGTGGGTACAGTTGGAATACTGGAGATAGTGATCTAAGTGTATCCCGAAGAGGTCCTCTTGTTGTCCAAACTTCTGCTATCTCTGCAATCGAAATCCCTCGAGAATACCAATCGCAGATAGATCCTGCTATCCTCCAATCAGGTCCTTCTGGGACTTTGGGCCTGACACTCGGAGGCTCTAGCCAGTCCAAAAAGAATCTAGCCTATGGAATTGCAGGTCTCGAATTTGATATCTATCTATTGAAAATCATCGTTGAAGGAATCTATGGTGGAAAAGATTTGTACTCAGCAAATCTAGGAGTGAGAGCTTCCTTTTAA